A section of the Leptotrichia sp. HSP-342 genome encodes:
- a CDS encoding aspartate aminotransferase family protein, with translation MLLNVYNRYDKIFEKGKGTYIYDNEGNEYLDFVSGISVNCLGHASPVIINALTEQSKKLIHISNLYYSEPQLELAKKLTENSAMEKVFFTNSGTEAIELAIKIAHKYGNNLSYDENGNKIIEKTETIYMKNSFHGRSTGALAITGQPKYQKPFEPLISNVTQCNFNDVKDLKAKVSEKTAAIILEPIQGESGLESATPEFMQAIKELSEKYNALVIFDEIQCGMGRTGKLFAYENFEIIPDVVTVAKSLGGGVPIGATLTKGKANDVLEPGDHGSTYGGNPLVCAVANAVLHELIDNKLIEKDVVEKGKYSIKKLEELKEKYNFIEEIRGKGLLLGIKFDESRVLGKDVVLKALENGLLLVGAGNNVVRFFPPFNVSKKEIDEAILILDKFLKII, from the coding sequence ATGTTATTAAATGTGTATAACCGTTATGATAAAATATTTGAAAAAGGAAAAGGAACATACATTTATGACAATGAAGGGAATGAATACTTAGATTTTGTATCAGGAATATCGGTGAACTGTCTGGGGCATGCAAGTCCAGTAATTATAAATGCTTTGACTGAACAAAGTAAAAAATTGATACATATTTCAAATCTTTATTACAGCGAGCCTCAATTAGAGTTGGCAAAAAAACTTACAGAAAATAGTGCGATGGAGAAAGTATTTTTTACGAACAGTGGAACAGAAGCAATTGAACTGGCAATAAAAATTGCTCATAAATATGGAAATAATTTATCGTATGATGAAAATGGAAATAAAATCATTGAGAAAACTGAAACAATTTATATGAAAAATTCATTTCATGGACGTTCAACAGGAGCGTTAGCAATAACAGGGCAGCCTAAGTATCAGAAGCCTTTTGAACCTTTGATTTCCAATGTTACACAATGTAATTTTAATGATGTGAAAGATTTGAAGGCAAAAGTGAGTGAGAAAACAGCAGCCATAATTTTGGAGCCGATTCAAGGGGAAAGTGGGCTGGAAAGTGCAACGCCTGAATTTATGCAGGCGATAAAGGAACTGAGTGAAAAATATAACGCACTTGTGATTTTTGATGAAATTCAATGCGGAATGGGAAGAACTGGGAAATTGTTTGCTTATGAAAATTTTGAGATTATTCCAGATGTTGTTACTGTGGCAAAGTCGCTTGGTGGCGGTGTTCCAATTGGAGCAACTCTTACAAAGGGCAAGGCAAACGATGTTTTAGAGCCTGGGGATCATGGTTCGACTTATGGGGGAAATCCGCTAGTCTGTGCTGTCGCAAATGCTGTTTTGCATGAATTGATTGACAATAAATTGATTGAGAAAGATGTTGTGGAAAAAGGGAAGTATTCTATTAAAAAATTGGAAGAATTGAAGGAGAAATATAATTTTATTGAGGAGATTCGTGGAAAAGGACTGCTTTTGGGAATAAAATTTGATGAAAGCAGAGTCTTGGGAAAAGATGTTGTTTTAAAAGCATTGGAAAATGGTCTGTTGTTAGTTGGAGCTGGAAATAACGTTGTGAGATTTTTTCCGCCATTTAATGTGAGCAAGAAAGAAATTGACGAGGCAATTTTAATTTTGGATAAATTTTTAAAAATAATTTAA
- the argB gene encoding acetylglutamate kinase produces MISNLDKAKILVKALPFIKKYHNKTIVIKYGGSAMVNPVAREQFIQDIVLMKYVGINPVIVHGGGPEINEMLQKIGKESKFIDGNRVTDEETVEIVEMVLSGKVNKGIVADINKYGGKAVGLSGKDGNMVFVEKKFVEADGEKIDIGFVGEIKEINTEVIKLLESNDVIPVISSIGVDKNGQTYNINADYVAGAIAGKLQADRLIFLTDVDGILLDYNNKQTLIDEIDVEKVNDLIERGIISGGMLPKVNTCLDAIENGVENVVILNGKLEHSLLLELFTEEGAGTLIKK; encoded by the coding sequence ATGATTTCAAATTTAGATAAAGCAAAAATTTTGGTAAAAGCGTTGCCATTTATAAAAAAGTATCATAATAAAACGATTGTGATTAAATATGGTGGAAGTGCGATGGTCAATCCTGTTGCACGGGAGCAGTTTATTCAAGATATAGTTCTAATGAAATATGTTGGGATAAATCCTGTGATTGTGCATGGTGGCGGGCCTGAAATTAATGAAATGCTTCAAAAAATTGGAAAAGAGAGCAAATTTATTGATGGAAATCGTGTAACTGATGAAGAAACTGTGGAGATTGTGGAAATGGTGCTTTCTGGAAAAGTAAATAAAGGAATTGTTGCGGATATTAATAAATATGGTGGGAAAGCTGTTGGACTTAGTGGAAAAGACGGGAATATGGTGTTTGTTGAGAAGAAGTTTGTTGAAGCTGATGGAGAGAAGATTGATATTGGGTTTGTTGGAGAAATTAAGGAAATTAATACGGAAGTAATAAAATTGTTGGAGTCGAATGATGTGATTCCTGTGATTTCGTCTATTGGAGTTGACAAGAATGGTCAGACATACAATATTAATGCCGATTATGTGGCAGGCGCGATTGCTGGAAAATTACAAGCAGATAGATTGATATTTTTGACAGATGTTGATGGAATTTTACTTGATTATAACAATAAACAGACGCTTATTGATGAAATTGATGTGGAAAAAGTGAATGATTTAATTGAACGAGGAATTATTAGTGGTGGAATGTTGCCTAAAGTGAATACTTGCCTAGATGCGATTGAAAATGGTGTGGAAAATGTAGTTATTTTAAATGGTAAGCTGGAACATTCATTATTATTGGAGTTGTTTACAGAGGAAGGAGCTGGAACTTTAATAAAAAAATAA
- the argJ gene encoding bifunctional glutamate N-acetyltransferase/amino-acid acetyltransferase ArgJ → MKIIKDGTITNVKGIKAAGISAQLKKSGKKDLALIYSEKKAVSAAVFTKNLVKAAPIILNMENIKNGNTQAIIVNSGNANSCTGETGFENAKKMTEFAANELELKKEEILVQSTGIIGVQLDMRKIETGISKICKEISKDGGNDAAAAIMTTDTFTKQICAEIEIDGKTVTVAGMAKGSGMIHPNMATMLAFTVTDVNIEKSLLQKIFSEITDSTFNMISVDGDTSTNDMACVIANGASENKKIVDENSEGYSKFKEALYFVNQELAKLIAKDGEGATKLIEVTVTGAKSKKDAQKVAKSVITSSLFKAAVFGEDPNWGRILCAVGYSEAELIVDKINIFLGNDINTLQKRVQVAKNGMGIEFDNEKAVKILKNEKVEILIELNDGEFSSTAWGCDLSYDYVKINAEYHT, encoded by the coding sequence ATGAAAATAATAAAAGATGGGACAATTACTAATGTTAAAGGGATAAAGGCAGCAGGAATATCGGCACAGTTGAAAAAAAGCGGTAAAAAAGACTTGGCATTGATTTATAGCGAGAAAAAGGCAGTTTCAGCTGCAGTGTTTACAAAAAATCTTGTAAAAGCGGCTCCGATTATTTTAAATATGGAAAATATAAAAAATGGAAATACACAGGCGATTATTGTAAATAGCGGGAATGCTAACTCGTGTACAGGAGAAACTGGATTTGAAAATGCTAAAAAAATGACGGAATTTGCAGCAAATGAGCTGGAACTTAAAAAAGAAGAAATTTTGGTGCAGTCTACTGGAATTATTGGAGTTCAGCTGGATATGAGAAAGATAGAAACTGGAATTAGCAAAATTTGTAAAGAAATATCGAAAGATGGAGGAAATGACGCAGCGGCAGCGATTATGACAACAGATACTTTTACAAAACAAATTTGTGCAGAAATTGAAATAGATGGAAAAACAGTAACAGTTGCGGGAATGGCAAAAGGTTCTGGGATGATACATCCAAATATGGCTACAATGCTGGCTTTCACAGTAACAGATGTAAATATTGAAAAATCGTTGCTGCAAAAAATATTTTCCGAAATCACAGACAGCACATTTAATATGATTTCAGTTGACGGAGATACAAGCACAAATGATATGGCTTGTGTTATTGCTAATGGAGCTTCTGAAAATAAAAAAATTGTAGATGAAAATTCTGAAGGATACAGCAAATTTAAAGAGGCACTTTATTTTGTGAATCAGGAGCTAGCAAAGCTGATTGCAAAAGACGGGGAAGGGGCGACAAAATTAATTGAAGTTACTGTAACTGGGGCAAAAAGTAAAAAAGACGCACAAAAAGTTGCAAAATCAGTAATAACTTCAAGCCTTTTCAAAGCGGCTGTATTTGGGGAAGATCCAAACTGGGGAAGAATCCTTTGTGCTGTAGGTTATTCTGAAGCAGAACTTATTGTTGATAAAATAAATATTTTTCTCGGAAATGATATTAATACTTTACAAAAAAGAGTCCAAGTTGCAAAAAATGGTATGGGAATAGAATTTGACAACGAAAAGGCTGTTAAAATTTTGAAAAATGAAAAAGTTGAAATTTTGATTGAACTGAATGATGGAGAGTTTTCTTCGACTGCGTGGGGATGTGACTTGAGTTATGATTATGTGAAAATAAATGCGGAGTACCATACTTAA